A region of Myxococcus stipitatus DSM 14675 DNA encodes the following proteins:
- a CDS encoding sensor histidine kinase has translation MIRSWRVWLAVSACLLLALAGVVWLSVFASRLDRADRQARESAAREENVRLALWRLDSELLPLVARESAVTVGAYEALSPARGVVDGERQPLQEGRAWVASPLMSGPPEHVLLHFQMGPTGGVSSPQVVDPSLRDALGVPHPEVGEQVLRHRLAQVSHLLKVASVREALVNQASSESRQKPSREDRKRIPDELQWTKNASEFDARSRSARQAASQNLSGYNKVSNVFPKVASPEVAEDMRALWVEDALFLGRRVQVNGEEFIQGCWLDWPELQRWLQGRVADLLPGATLEPVKDATVETGEGRMLAALPVRLVPGAVPRERGSSGALSSLPAVLTVAWSGVVLAAVAVVALLAGVMSLSERRGAFVSAVTHELRTPLTTFRMYTEMLAAGMVPDAERRQEYFDILHREAERLSHLVENVLSYARIERGRTPARLERVSVGSLLSRMEERLSQRALQSGLSLCVDVPRDVVVMTDPSAVEQVLFNLVDNASKYGGSTEDPRIHLELERRGSRVGLSVRDHGPGVDAATARKLFEPFSKSVQAAAKSAPGVGLGLALCRRLARSMRADLRYERVREGGARFVLWLPSA, from the coding sequence ATGATTCGCTCGTGGCGCGTGTGGCTCGCGGTGAGCGCCTGCTTGTTGTTGGCGCTGGCCGGTGTGGTGTGGCTGTCCGTCTTCGCCTCGAGGCTGGACCGCGCGGACCGGCAGGCCCGTGAGAGCGCGGCGCGCGAGGAGAACGTGCGGCTGGCGCTGTGGCGGCTCGACTCGGAGTTGCTGCCGCTGGTGGCGCGAGAGAGCGCGGTGACGGTGGGGGCCTATGAGGCCCTGTCCCCCGCGCGCGGGGTGGTGGACGGGGAGCGCCAACCTCTCCAGGAGGGACGGGCCTGGGTGGCCTCCCCCTTGATGTCGGGACCACCGGAGCATGTCCTGCTCCACTTCCAGATGGGCCCCACGGGAGGGGTCTCCTCGCCGCAGGTGGTGGACCCGTCGCTGCGAGACGCGCTGGGCGTGCCGCACCCCGAGGTCGGCGAGCAGGTGCTGCGGCACCGGTTGGCGCAGGTGTCCCACCTGCTCAAGGTCGCCTCCGTGCGGGAGGCCCTGGTGAATCAAGCGTCCTCCGAGTCGAGGCAGAAGCCCTCTCGTGAGGACCGGAAGCGGATTCCCGACGAGCTCCAGTGGACGAAGAACGCGAGCGAGTTCGATGCCCGCTCGCGCAGCGCGCGCCAGGCCGCGAGCCAGAACCTGTCCGGCTACAACAAGGTGTCGAACGTCTTCCCGAAGGTGGCCTCGCCCGAGGTGGCGGAGGACATGCGGGCCCTCTGGGTGGAGGACGCCTTGTTCCTGGGGCGTCGCGTCCAGGTCAACGGCGAGGAGTTCATCCAGGGATGCTGGCTGGACTGGCCGGAGCTCCAGCGCTGGCTCCAAGGAAGGGTGGCCGACTTGCTGCCGGGCGCGACGCTGGAGCCCGTGAAGGACGCCACGGTGGAGACAGGCGAGGGACGGATGCTGGCGGCGTTGCCGGTGCGATTGGTGCCGGGCGCGGTGCCTCGCGAGCGGGGCTCGTCCGGGGCCTTGTCGTCGCTGCCCGCGGTGTTGACGGTGGCGTGGAGCGGCGTGGTGCTCGCCGCGGTGGCCGTGGTGGCGCTGTTGGCCGGAGTGATGTCCTTGAGCGAGCGCCGGGGCGCGTTCGTCTCGGCGGTGACGCATGAGCTGCGCACGCCGCTGACGACGTTCCGGATGTACACGGAGATGCTCGCGGCGGGGATGGTGCCGGATGCCGAGCGCCGTCAGGAGTACTTCGACATCCTCCACCGCGAAGCGGAGCGGCTGAGCCACCTGGTGGAGAACGTGTTGTCCTATGCCCGCATCGAGCGAGGACGCACGCCCGCGAGGCTGGAGCGGGTGTCGGTGGGCTCGTTGTTGTCTCGCATGGAGGAGCGACTGTCTCAGCGCGCGCTCCAATCCGGCTTGTCGCTGTGTGTCGATGTTCCGCGAGACGTGGTGGTGATGACAGACCCCTCGGCGGTGGAGCAGGTCCTCTTCAACCTCGTGGACAATGCGTCGAAGTACGGGGGGAGCACGGAGGACCCTCGCATCCACCTCGAGCTCGAGCGGCGAGGCTCGCGAGTGGGGCTGTCGGTGAGGGACCACGGGCCCGGCGTCGACGCCGCGACGGCCCGCAAGCTCTTCGAGCCCTTCTCCAAGTCCGTGCAGGCCGCGGCGAAGTCCGCGCCGGGCGTGGGGCTGGGGTTGGCGCTCTGCCGCAGGCTCGCGCGCAGCATGCGTGCCGACCTGCGTTACGAGCGCGTCCGCGAGGGCGGTGCCCGCTTCGTGCTCTGGCTTCCCTCCGCCTGA
- a CDS encoding response regulator transcription factor, with the protein MAARRVLVVEDDPAIRRGIVDALRFEGYEVLEAGVREEGQRIAERTPVDLVLLDLVLPDGDGLDLLKAVRKSRPTLPVIILTARGQEEDRVMGLKLGADDYVVKPFSVRELLARAGAVLRRSAERPVGTDRVEFPGGHFVVERRELTFDDGSRTDLSEREAEALRYLGENAGRAISREELLERVWHLPARSVQTRTVDMTMARLREKLRDDSTEPRVILTVRGKGYMFSASDGAR; encoded by the coding sequence ATGGCCGCGCGCCGAGTACTTGTCGTCGAGGATGACCCCGCCATCCGGCGCGGAATCGTGGATGCGCTGCGCTTCGAGGGCTACGAGGTCCTCGAAGCGGGCGTCCGGGAGGAAGGCCAGCGAATCGCCGAGCGCACGCCGGTGGACCTGGTGCTGCTGGACCTGGTCCTCCCGGATGGGGACGGGCTGGACCTGCTCAAGGCGGTGCGGAAGAGCCGGCCGACCCTCCCCGTCATCATCCTCACCGCTCGGGGCCAGGAGGAGGACCGGGTGATGGGGCTGAAGCTGGGCGCGGACGACTACGTGGTGAAGCCCTTCTCCGTGCGGGAGTTGCTGGCGAGGGCGGGCGCGGTGCTGCGGCGCTCGGCGGAGCGCCCCGTGGGCACGGACCGCGTCGAGTTCCCCGGAGGCCACTTCGTGGTGGAGCGCCGGGAGCTGACGTTCGACGACGGCTCCCGGACGGACCTCTCCGAGCGCGAGGCGGAGGCCCTGCGCTACCTGGGCGAGAACGCGGGGCGGGCCATCTCCCGCGAGGAGTTGCTGGAGCGTGTGTGGCACCTGCCAGCCCGGAGCGTGCAGACGCGCACGGTGGACATGACGATGGCGCGCCTGCGCGAGAAGCTCCGAGATGACTCCACCGAGCCGCGCGTCATCCTCACCGTGCGCGGCAAGGGCTACATGTTCTCCGCCTCGGACGGCGCGAGATGA
- a CDS encoding vWA domain-containing protein — protein MKPALKLPVILGAAVALAGSALLLGKPSPTAPIPSRLEGPPPVTQAPASPPTKPVAPQAEGSAPVIQIAILLDTSGSMDGLLDQARTQLWNIVNRFSKAKRDGVAPRLELALYAFGYSGEGAGQNEIRQLMPFTTDLDSISERLFALRTSGGSEHAGEVILEATRKLAWSKNPDAMRLVFIAGNESFEQGPVDFRDAIHTARRHGITVNTIHCGDYETGISDHWKEGATLADGSYMNIDQNLKVVELAAPQDEEIARLGAELNKTYVVYGGARGEESQMRQAAQDKASRGVSMSNMVARSMAKSSGNYSNESWDLVDAVKKNKVDLGAVPAAELPEPMRGLDAEGRKAWLAAREQERADLQKRIQELSKARQEFLVAERKKQPSPEQESLDGVIGQVVTREAAKRKFTME, from the coding sequence ATGAAGCCGGCCCTCAAGCTCCCTGTCATCCTCGGCGCAGCCGTGGCGCTCGCGGGCTCCGCCCTCCTGCTGGGCAAGCCCTCGCCCACGGCGCCCATCCCCTCGAGGCTCGAGGGGCCGCCGCCTGTCACCCAGGCCCCCGCGAGCCCGCCGACGAAGCCCGTCGCGCCCCAGGCCGAGGGTTCGGCCCCCGTCATCCAGATCGCCATCCTCCTGGACACCAGCGGGAGCATGGACGGACTGCTGGACCAGGCGCGCACGCAGCTGTGGAACATCGTGAACCGCTTCTCGAAGGCGAAGCGCGACGGCGTGGCGCCTCGGCTGGAGCTGGCCCTCTACGCCTTCGGCTACAGCGGGGAGGGCGCCGGCCAGAACGAGATTCGCCAGCTGATGCCGTTCACCACGGACCTGGACTCCATCTCCGAGCGCCTCTTCGCCCTGCGGACGTCCGGTGGCTCCGAGCACGCCGGCGAGGTCATCCTGGAGGCCACCCGGAAGCTCGCCTGGAGCAAGAACCCGGACGCGATGCGGCTCGTCTTCATCGCGGGCAATGAGTCGTTCGAGCAGGGCCCCGTCGACTTCCGAGATGCCATCCACACCGCCCGCCGGCATGGCATCACCGTGAACACCATCCACTGCGGTGATTACGAGACGGGCATCTCGGACCACTGGAAGGAGGGCGCGACGCTCGCGGATGGCAGCTACATGAACATCGACCAGAACCTGAAGGTGGTGGAGCTGGCCGCGCCGCAGGACGAGGAGATTGCCCGGCTGGGCGCGGAGCTCAACAAGACCTACGTCGTCTATGGCGGCGCCCGGGGAGAGGAGAGCCAGATGCGCCAGGCCGCGCAGGACAAGGCGTCGCGGGGCGTGTCGATGTCCAACATGGTGGCCCGCTCGATGGCGAAGTCCTCCGGGAACTATTCCAACGAGAGCTGGGACCTGGTCGACGCGGTGAAGAAGAACAAGGTGGACCTGGGGGCGGTGCCGGCCGCGGAGTTGCCGGAGCCGATGCGCGGACTGGACGCAGAGGGCCGCAAGGCGTGGCTCGCCGCGCGTGAGCAGGAGCGGGCCGACTTGCAGAAGCGCATCCAGGAGCTGAGCAAGGCGCGTCAGGAGTTCCTCGTGGCCGAGCGCAAGAAGCAGCCGTCTCCGGAGCAGGAGTCGCTGGACGGCGTCATCGGCCAGGTGGTGACGCGCGAGGCGGCCAAGCGCAAGTTCACCATGGAGTAG
- a CDS encoding arginine repressor, protein MNLDDEILRLITEQEISDQAVLQELLEAEGQAPSQSTLSRRLKKLGVQKVGGRYQRIASVEPPTVTAERQRIRIIEAPPNMLVVRTSPGYAPALAAALDREPEVPGLAGTVAGDDTIFVAVTDPSRLREVRSVVERLMLQSA, encoded by the coding sequence ATGAACCTGGACGACGAAATCCTTCGGCTCATCACGGAGCAGGAGATCAGCGATCAGGCGGTCTTGCAGGAGCTGCTGGAGGCGGAGGGGCAGGCGCCCAGCCAGTCCACGCTGTCGCGGCGGCTGAAGAAGCTGGGCGTCCAGAAGGTGGGTGGGCGCTACCAGCGCATCGCGTCGGTGGAGCCTCCGACGGTGACCGCCGAGCGCCAACGCATCCGCATCATCGAGGCGCCGCCCAACATGCTCGTCGTCAGGACGTCGCCGGGTTACGCGCCCGCGCTCGCGGCGGCGTTGGACCGGGAGCCGGAGGTGCCGGGGCTCGCGGGCACCGTGGCGGGCGACGACACCATCTTCGTCGCGGTGACGGACCCGTCCCGGCTGCGGGAGGTGCGCTCGGTGGTGGAGCGGCTGATGCTCCAGAGTGCCTGA
- a CDS encoding N-acetylornithine carbamoyltransferase, with the protein MKHVTHIKDLGPEGVEAVLAQAEAWKQKAPGSLFPGSILGMVFFNPSLRTRTSFEAVMLRGGGSAIILDVGAGVWKLEHREGAVMNADRAEHLKEAAPVLSRFVDMLGVRTFSQGGGDEEDEVDPIINAFRKWATVPVVSMESAREHPCQGLADVLTLREKFGTTKKLPVTLTWAPHIKPLPKAVPNSFLLSAAAAGCEVRVAHPPGFELHPAVRAEAEAYAKATGGSITYTHEQDEALAGSRAVYAKSWGPTAAAAFSPNDVTALLASYSGWMPTLRTMSRAAKDAAFLHCLPVRRNVEVADEVLDHPSSRVVDEAGNRFHVQRSLLHWMRSQSR; encoded by the coding sequence ATGAAGCACGTCACCCACATCAAGGATCTCGGCCCCGAGGGCGTAGAGGCAGTCCTCGCGCAGGCGGAGGCCTGGAAGCAGAAGGCTCCGGGCTCGCTCTTCCCGGGAAGCATCCTGGGCATGGTGTTCTTCAACCCGTCCTTGCGCACGCGCACCTCGTTCGAGGCAGTGATGCTGCGCGGGGGAGGCAGCGCCATCATCCTGGATGTGGGCGCGGGCGTCTGGAAGCTGGAGCACCGCGAGGGCGCGGTGATGAACGCGGACCGGGCCGAGCACCTCAAGGAGGCCGCCCCCGTCCTGTCGCGCTTCGTGGACATGCTGGGCGTGCGGACCTTCTCCCAGGGCGGCGGCGACGAGGAGGACGAGGTCGACCCCATCATCAACGCCTTCCGCAAGTGGGCCACGGTGCCGGTGGTCAGCATGGAGTCCGCGCGGGAGCACCCCTGCCAGGGCCTGGCGGACGTGCTGACCTTGCGCGAGAAGTTCGGCACCACGAAGAAGCTGCCGGTGACGCTGACGTGGGCGCCGCACATCAAGCCCCTGCCCAAGGCGGTGCCCAACTCGTTCCTCCTGAGCGCGGCGGCGGCCGGGTGCGAGGTCCGCGTTGCCCACCCTCCCGGCTTCGAGCTGCACCCAGCGGTGCGCGCGGAGGCGGAGGCCTACGCCAAGGCCACGGGCGGCAGCATCACGTACACGCATGAGCAGGACGAGGCACTCGCGGGCAGCCGCGCCGTGTACGCCAAGTCCTGGGGCCCGACGGCCGCGGCGGCCTTCTCGCCCAACGACGTCACCGCGCTGTTGGCGTCCTACTCCGGTTGGATGCCCACGCTGCGCACCATGTCCCGCGCGGCGAAGGATGCCGCGTTCCTGCACTGCCTCCCCGTGCGCCGCAACGTGGAGGTGGCCGACGAGGTCCTGGACCACCCGAGCAGTCGCGTGGTGGACGAGGCCGGCAACCGGTTCCACGTCCAGCGCTCCCTGCTCCACTGGATGCGCTCGCAGTCCCGCTGA
- the argB gene encoding acetylglutamate kinase, translated as MPLSPDPYSALRHAARYVQQFRRKTFVVKLGGAMLSDPRLRRSACEQIALLWTFSIRPVVVHGGGPELDTLCDALHLPVEKVAGRRVTSAPVLDAAKMVLAGKLHTDLLADLQAAGVPAVGLSGVDAGLIKARKRPPVMVTEPGATEGRLVDYGLVGDIEQVDTRVVEHLRSADYVPVIAPLSGGVDGSVYNTNADTVAAALSVALSAEKLFFLVQVPGLLRDLNDPTSLVTLANLTDLATMENQGTISGGMRPKAHAIRHALVGGVGSVHLVSGVAPNALLEEVFTNEGSGTMVVREKAPKNAGTAG; from the coding sequence GTGCCCTTGTCACCCGACCCGTACTCCGCGCTGCGCCACGCCGCGCGTTATGTGCAGCAGTTCCGGCGCAAGACGTTTGTCGTGAAGCTCGGCGGCGCCATGCTGAGCGACCCCCGCCTGCGCCGCTCCGCGTGCGAGCAGATTGCCCTGCTGTGGACCTTCTCCATCCGCCCCGTCGTCGTGCACGGCGGCGGCCCGGAGCTGGACACGCTCTGTGACGCCCTCCACCTGCCGGTGGAGAAGGTGGCTGGCCGCCGCGTCACCTCCGCGCCCGTGCTGGACGCGGCGAAGATGGTGCTCGCCGGCAAGCTGCACACGGACCTGCTCGCGGACCTCCAGGCGGCGGGCGTGCCCGCGGTGGGCCTGAGCGGCGTGGACGCCGGGCTCATCAAGGCGCGCAAGCGGCCTCCTGTCATGGTGACGGAGCCGGGGGCCACCGAGGGCAGGCTCGTGGACTACGGGCTCGTCGGCGACATCGAGCAGGTGGACACGCGCGTCGTGGAGCACCTGCGCTCCGCGGACTACGTGCCGGTCATCGCGCCCCTCTCCGGCGGCGTGGATGGCTCCGTCTACAACACCAACGCAGACACCGTGGCGGCGGCGCTGTCGGTGGCCCTGTCGGCGGAGAAGCTCTTCTTCCTGGTCCAGGTGCCGGGCCTCCTGCGCGACTTGAACGACCCGACGTCGCTCGTCACGCTGGCGAACCTCACGGACCTGGCGACGATGGAGAACCAGGGCACCATCTCCGGCGGCATGCGTCCCAAGGCGCACGCCATCCGCCACGCGTTGGTCGGCGGCGTGGGCAGCGTGCACCTGGTGAGCGGTGTGGCGCCCAACGCGCTCCTCGAGGAGGTCTTCACCAACGAGGGCAGCGGCACGATGGTGGTCCGCGAGAAGGCTCCGAAGAACGCGGGGACCGCGGGATGA
- a CDS encoding M20/M25/M40 family metallo-hydrolase, with product MKAAELLQALVAIPSVSGDERLIADTVSGWAEGWGARVQRKGHNVWFSVGSGPRRLLVNSHLDTVKPCAGWTYAPHAPEWREDRLYGLGSNDAKGCVTGMLVAARTLLKEGASLGGELVFAFTAEEETGGQGLGTLLPELGPLDAAVVGEPTSLKPCTAQRGMLLLRCTAHGKSSHVAHAHNAGAVNAIHVAAGDIATLAELRFPSHPLLGEARAQVTQISGGLARNQIPDACEFFVDLRTTPSMDHAQVATGLGGVLKSEVKVHSARYLPKATASNQPIVRAAMAASGEQPVGSSTTSDWAFLGELPTVKVGPGDTLRSHLADEYLTLAELEAGAAFYTRLLRGYFEEAARG from the coding sequence ATGAAGGCGGCGGAGCTGCTCCAGGCGCTGGTGGCCATCCCCAGCGTTTCGGGTGACGAGCGACTCATCGCGGACACGGTGTCCGGGTGGGCGGAGGGCTGGGGTGCGCGCGTCCAACGCAAGGGCCACAATGTGTGGTTCTCCGTGGGAAGCGGGCCGCGCCGGCTGCTCGTCAACTCGCACCTGGACACGGTGAAGCCGTGTGCCGGGTGGACGTACGCGCCCCACGCGCCCGAGTGGCGTGAGGACCGCCTGTACGGCCTGGGCAGCAACGACGCCAAGGGCTGCGTGACGGGGATGCTCGTCGCGGCCCGGACGCTGCTGAAGGAAGGCGCGTCGCTCGGCGGAGAGCTTGTCTTCGCGTTCACCGCCGAGGAGGAGACTGGAGGCCAGGGCCTGGGCACGCTCCTGCCCGAGCTGGGCCCTCTCGACGCCGCCGTGGTGGGCGAGCCCACCAGCCTCAAGCCCTGCACGGCGCAGCGGGGCATGCTGCTCCTGCGCTGCACCGCGCACGGCAAGAGCTCCCACGTCGCGCACGCGCACAACGCGGGCGCGGTGAACGCCATCCACGTCGCGGCGGGAGACATCGCCACGCTGGCGGAGCTGCGCTTCCCGTCGCATCCGCTGTTGGGTGAGGCGCGGGCACAGGTGACGCAGATCTCCGGGGGGCTGGCGCGCAACCAGATTCCGGACGCGTGCGAGTTCTTCGTGGACCTGCGCACCACGCCGAGCATGGACCACGCGCAGGTGGCGACGGGCCTGGGCGGCGTGTTGAAGAGCGAGGTGAAGGTGCACTCGGCGCGGTACCTGCCGAAGGCGACGGCCTCGAATCAGCCCATCGTCCGGGCGGCGATGGCCGCGTCGGGCGAGCAGCCCGTGGGCTCCAGCACCACGTCCGACTGGGCCTTCCTGGGGGAGCTTCCCACGGTGAAGGTGGGGCCGGGCGACACGCTGAGGAGCCACCTGGCGGACGAGTACCTCACCCTGGCGGAGCTGGAAGCCGGCGCCGCCTTCTACACGCGACTGTTGCGCGGTTACTTCGAGGAGGCGGCCCGTGGCTGA
- the argH gene encoding argininosuccinate lyase yields MAETLWGKGAALDAVIHRFTVGDDPIVDLSLAPHDALGSAAHARMLGKVGLLKPEESRTLVGALKTLHDEARAGRFTILPEQEDGHTALEAALVERIGEPGKRIHLARSRNDQVLLATRLFLREEVLALGAGAVKLAEAFLDFAQAHAQVPMPGYTHLRRAMPSTFGMWGMAFAEGLLEELEALRGVWARLDRCPLGAAAGFGVPLPIDREYVARLLGFSRVQRSPIDAQNGRGRHELAVLSWACGVANTLEKWLWDVQLYSTDEFGFLGLPDAFTTGSSIMPQKKNPDVVELARGRCRELRGLAHQVEAIAGGLPSSYHRDFQLLKRPTLAALTSSRSLLDVLTRLVPVLQVKADAAARACDDTLYAAHHAYTLVAGGQAFRDAYRQVGRELADGTFRPDREALTATHLGGAGNLGLPQAREELAAARAWLDDTHHALATASARVWDLNNPSP; encoded by the coding sequence GTGGCTGAGACCCTGTGGGGCAAGGGTGCCGCGTTGGACGCGGTCATCCACCGGTTCACCGTGGGCGACGACCCCATCGTCGACCTGTCCCTGGCGCCGCACGACGCGCTGGGCAGCGCCGCGCACGCGCGCATGCTGGGCAAGGTGGGCCTGTTGAAGCCCGAGGAGTCCCGCACGCTCGTCGGCGCGCTGAAGACGCTGCACGACGAGGCGCGCGCGGGCCGCTTCACCATCCTCCCCGAGCAGGAGGACGGACACACCGCGCTCGAGGCCGCGCTGGTGGAGCGCATCGGCGAGCCCGGCAAGCGCATCCATCTGGCGCGCTCGCGCAATGACCAGGTGCTGCTCGCGACGCGGCTGTTCCTCCGCGAGGAGGTGCTCGCGCTGGGGGCGGGCGCCGTCAAGCTGGCGGAGGCGTTCCTCGACTTCGCGCAGGCGCACGCCCAGGTGCCGATGCCGGGCTACACCCACCTGCGTCGCGCGATGCCGTCCACGTTCGGCATGTGGGGCATGGCCTTCGCCGAGGGGCTGCTGGAGGAGTTGGAGGCGCTGCGCGGCGTGTGGGCTCGGCTGGACCGCTGCCCGCTGGGCGCCGCCGCGGGCTTCGGCGTGCCGCTGCCCATCGACCGGGAGTACGTCGCGCGGCTGCTCGGTTTCAGTCGGGTGCAGAGAAGCCCCATCGACGCGCAGAACGGCCGGGGCCGCCATGAGCTGGCGGTGCTGAGCTGGGCGTGCGGCGTCGCGAACACGCTGGAGAAGTGGCTGTGGGACGTGCAGCTCTACAGCACGGACGAGTTCGGCTTCCTCGGGCTGCCGGACGCGTTCACCACGGGCTCGTCCATCATGCCGCAGAAGAAGAACCCGGACGTGGTGGAGCTGGCGCGAGGCCGCTGCCGCGAGCTGCGCGGACTGGCGCACCAGGTGGAGGCCATCGCGGGCGGACTGCCCTCCAGCTACCACCGAGACTTCCAGCTCCTCAAGCGCCCCACCCTCGCGGCGCTGACGTCCAGCCGCTCGCTGCTGGACGTGCTGACGCGGCTGGTGCCGGTGCTGCAAGTGAAGGCGGACGCCGCCGCGCGCGCCTGTGACGACACGCTGTATGCGGCCCACCATGCGTACACGCTGGTGGCGGGTGGACAGGCGTTCCGCGATGCATACCGGCAGGTGGGCCGCGAGCTCGCCGACGGCACGTTCCGCCCGGACCGCGAGGCACTGACGGCCACCCACCTGGGTGGCGCGGGCAACCTGGGCCTGCCCCAGGCCCGAGAGGAGCTGGCCGCCGCGCGCGCCTGGCTCGACGACACCCACCACGCGCTGGCCACCGCCTC